The region AAGTTTTTGGCTCAAGACAGAGGTTTTTTTCTGAGACCTTTCTCCATCTAAATTGTTATTTGAAATCTCTGagcaatctctgtcttttaatgtACACAGTCTCAGAAACAGCCTCCTATATTCTCGTGTTTTCCATGAGAAGACTGAGGTGCCAATATAAGCATCCAACTAGATTTTGGAGGtaatattaacaaaataagacttgggaaaaatacaaaaatagccAAATTAACATTGCTTCCCTCAAAATTACGTCATCAGGAGGCCACATGTTTATTCGGTTGAGGCTTCTTTGGCACCTAACCTTCTCTTACCTCCTTGGGAAAAGCTTTTTCACTTCAGGCACATGGAAAAATTAATCCAAATACCtcagaattatttctttttttaaccaaaaaaaaaaagaaagacatttcctAGGTTGTTCtactctttttatgtgtttggtaCCTAAAGATTTTTAATGTTGGTTCCAAATGTCAAATCTCCCATCAAAGGATTATTTGCCACTATTAAGGACATTCCAAAGAATGTAACACAGACCTTTAAGgtaatttcaaagttttaaacAAGGCAATTATTTTGGATTAAGACTTTCTAAGGAGGCAGCTACTTTTAGGAAGACTCTGctcttttgcatatatatatatatatatatatatatattcaggtcTTCTTTTTGCACAAACTACAGAGGGTCCtggtcttgttgttgttgttgagtcactaagtcatgtttgactctttgcaaccccatcgactgcagcatgtcagtctcccctgttctccactatctcccagagtttgcttatattcatgtccattgagtcagtgatgctattgaaccatcttatcctctgccatcaccttcttcttttgcctttaatctttcccaccatcagggtctttttcatgagttcatatcaggtagccaaagtattggagctttagcttcagcatcagtccttccagtgaacattcagagttgattttgactggtttgatctccttgtattcTATGTAAATAGCACTTCTTGGGATTTTGAATCATGAGAACTATATGCATATCCTACTCTATTTGGGTAAAAGTAATACTATAACTCAAGAGTCACTCTCCCAGTCATCAAGCAAGCATCCTTTTCACCAAATTTCAGACCCTTGAAggttacaactttttaaaaatctttaggtAGATATTTATCCTGAAGAATCACTGAGTGATGACTCTATTTTATTGCTAAATTCTTTGTTACATTTATGAGCCTTTCAAAGCAATAGGAACTACTTTCTGGAGATGTTTAGGTTTGTATAATTCACATTACACTGTAATTTTTATATAAACGAAGTTAGAAACATTTCTATATTGAAGTTAATAATGATATGTTCAGGGTTAGTCGAAAGACTTGGAATTTAAACCTCAGATGTGATTGAGAACTATACTGCTGGTGTTATCTTCCTTTAATCTTTTCagaaaccgaaaaaaaaaaaaaaacctacacaaTTAAGAGAGAGATTGGAATAAATGatagatattctttttaaaattcaagaataGGAACTGATCATTGGCCCCCTTAACCGGTTAGGTTTATAGGTCACATTAATCAATATTTGGTTTCACAGCAGATGTGGAGGAAGTGAAAAATCTGGATTCCAAgaaaaacccaagaatactgaaaagtATCACATTTCACACACATGGAAAAAAATGGAGAGGGAAGAAAGATTTATGTATATCTGAAAGCAATAAGGATGAAAAAAGCACAGCCCAAGTCATCAAAATCGCTGTTGAGAAACCAGATTTGAATGCTGCTTAGAGTTTTAATTAAAACATCAGAAAGCCCTGAAGAACAAGTGTACATCTCAGTACCCCACAGTGTGATCTGGTAACCACTTGTGGGGAGAACTTTACAATCACATATAAGTATCCATGCACAAAGGCATGCATTTCATCTTtatctcaatctctctctcttacaAACATTTAAAGTCCAGTTTCCAGTATCTTATGCAAAAGATCTCTGCCTTTTGTTCATTCCACAGACATTTGCTAAATTCTCTAGGAGGGGCTAGCCTCTCTACTAGGTATTGGTATGGTGAGCAATACAAAGAGAAATTTGGCAAAGAGGAGCAAAGAAACCCCAAATGATGAAAATGACTAAAAACATTGGAagaaacttgagaaaaaaaaaattagaacaggATTAAATTTGGAGACAGGGAACACCAGCTCCCCTATTGGCATCCGCTCAGGTCTACTTACTCATTGTTACTGTGTGCTTGTTGTTTACTGGGTACTCCAGAGAATATGACCAGAGCAATCAAGACACAGTCTTTGGTCCTCACCAACCATCAACACATCTTTTCAAGTCTTACGACACTCTTCCTTCCAAGCCTTCCTAAACTTATTCTTCACTTGCATTCACCAAAGCACACAGCTGGATGTCAGAAGTCATGCCTGCGTCTCTCCAGCTGGGTTGACCGGGTAACACAGCTACAGGTCTCCTACTAAGAATTTGAATCCATTGTCTGCCAGTGCAGTTATTTTAAGATTGGCGTGTGACTGCTGCTGGCAGGTTGGTGAGCagaggaaaacaggaaatgaaCTAAATCATTTATTAACATTGaaaataacaaattgaaaggtgTTGGGTCCTGGGGTAAATAGCACTTGGCTGCTGCAAATAAGGGAATTGGAATTTTCCAAAGAGAAGCCTTACCtgaaagaattttccaaaatttggtTTTGGTGTCGTGGAAAAACACTCATTTCCAGCCAATGTTATTGATTGCTGGATGTGTCCTCAAGAAGACACATGCTTACTGAGAACTATAATATGAACACTGTCATTCAAAGTCACTGCAGTGGCTCTTTGAGGAAGACGCGGTCGCCGCTGCCGCGGAGCCCAGCGCCGCCGGCTCTTGTTCCTGACTCTCTGCTGTTCGCTCTCGCCGAGGAGCAAGTCGGCCAGGAAGCCGCGCTGCTTCCATGGCCTTTAAAGACGCCGGCAAGACTCCCGTGGAGTGGGAGGTGGCCATTCACCGGATTAGGATCACCCTCAACAGCCGCAACGTGAAGTCTCTGGAGAAGGTGTGTGCTGACCTGATCAGAGGCGCgaaggaaaagaatctcaaagtGAAAGGACCAGTTCGGATGCCTACCAAGCCTCTGAGAATAACTACAGGGAAAACTCCTTGTGGAGAAGGTTCTAAGACTTGGGATCGATTCCAAATGAGGATCCACAAGCGACTCATTGACCTGCACAGCCCTTCTGAAATTGTCAAGCAGATCACTTCCATCAGTATTGAGCCAGGAGTCGAGGTGGAAGTCACCATTGCTGATACCTAAATCAATCTTTTTAATAAATCgataatcagttaaaaaaaaaaaagtcactgcaaCGATCATGCCTTGAGTAGGTCTtgagaatcaaaaataaaaaaaagaaaaaagaaaaaaggtgaggAAATTTTTATTGTGTACCTACCATATGCCAGGCCCAGTAGAAATGTTTTCATAAACACCATGTTATCTACACGTTGTAACAAAAAGCAGAACTGTCAatttacaaatggaaaataatagaGGCTTGGAGAAGCTACACAACGTGATTGAGGTCACACAGTTCATAGTGTGTGTCTGAAACCAGGATGCATGCCCTTCCATCACACTGCAAGGCTGCCCTACCTCAAAGGACTCTCTCCAATGAGGGATTTTACATTAGAGAGGGATAGTTTTGGGAAGAAATGCAACTTAAAGAAAATCTCTAATTAAATAATCTTTTAAGAGATACTAAACTCTTTAATCacaaatcatattttaattcaGTCTAGCAAATtatgtgttaattatatttcccatgaaatgcATATGTTGGTCTAGAGGACtgttgaaaatagaaaaacattttgcCTAGACATGACCTGAAAATCTTGTCCTTTCCTTTACCCTGGAACTCTGCACTGAGCAGTCTGAGCAGTGACCCAGGAAGTCAGTAACTTGAGAAGGAAGGTGGGTCTGGAGGCATCATGAAAAGAGCCAAAGGATTTTATCATACAGAAATAATCAAGTAAGTCACATTTTATGGGTAAAGatattcactgcagtattatttatagtGGCAAAATCGGTAatgcccagggacttccctggtggtccaggggttaagaatctgcctgccagtgcaggggacacaggttcaatccctggtccaggaagctcccacgtgctgtggagcaacgaaGACCATGCACCATgactactgaacccacatgctgtaacttctgagtccacgtgctgcatctactgaagcccatgtgcctagagcccatgctcctcaacgAGAGAAGCGACTACCatgggaagcccaagcactgcaacaaagagtagctcctgctcgccacaactagacaaagcctgCATGCAGCTACTTCATAATAGCTTACAATTTACTGTGGTCTTTTTCTGTGCCAAGCATCTTGCATGGTTGATTTGACCCTCATAAGAACCTTGCAAAACCAAATGGATCATCACTCcccttttacaggtgaggaaagagaccaaaaaaaggcTAAGGaatttagttcattcattcaactgacGTGTGCTGAGTTCCCACTAAGGCCAGGCACTGCTCTGTGTCCTAAGAATAGAGTACTAGAGACAGAGTCCCTTTTCTCATAAAGGTTGTACATCTGTGGGGGAGACTGGGAAACATGATGTGTGTCAGAAGCCTCTGGTGCCCCCTCACAGCTCTCAACCACACCTTGGAGTTGGGCTGCTCCTCGAGGGCTTCTGTCTCGTGGCACTGACAGCATTTCATCTCAGAAGTGTACCTGGCATCTTTGTTTCCTGTCCCTGGATATATCTTGGCCTACAAACAGCTCAGAAGTGTGCAAAGAATTATCACCCATGGATGCAAACTTCAGCTAACAGATTATGGGAGCTGGTGGATAAAACCCCCAATTCCCAGTTTAGGCAGACAGTACAGGGAGATAAAGAACTAGAAGTTCAACACACATGTTAAGTGCTTTCAAGAATGCAAAGCAGGTATTGGATATTTTTCTCGGACAGAatgagaaatcaaagataacTTTACCTGAGTAACaacaggggcttcccatgtggtgcagtggtaaagaattcacctgccaatgcaggatatataaaagacacaggttcaatccctgggttggaaagatcccctggagaaggaaatggcaacccactccagcaggctagattgggaaatcctatggagagaggaacctggcgggctatagtccatgggagtgcaaagagtggggcatgatagagcatgcatgcataccttGAGTGACTTGAAGGAGGAGGCTGCCCACATAGTGAGATAGGGAGGCTGCAGATGTAACACTCAGTACTATCAAGCCCTGTGAAGTGGCCCTCATTCTCATGATCAAGTGTACGTTGCCACTCTCTCTAATTCCATATACATGGGAAGGGGGGAAAAGAGGACATAAAGAatattcctttcattttaaaggCACACATCTGATGTTGCTCATATGTCTTTCACTTACATTTCTTGGGTTAATGTTTTGACACCGGGTTTCAAGAATGATGAAATAATGTACTCTTCAGCTGGACAGCCATGAGCTCAGCTAAAACTTGGGTGTTCTACTACCACAACAGAAGGGGAGAACATATATTGTAGAAGCATCCACAGCCTCTACCCCTAACTCCTGGGCACATTGCCTCCCCAGCCAGCATCCCAGTTTGTCTTTTGAGTCTCTTTCTGCCTTAGATACCTTCTTCCACACAGTCCCCTGTTATTCAAGCTGTGTGGCATTTGTCACAAATCCTATCCCACCCATGTCAGGTGGAATGCTAACTCAAGTGAGAGATATGTCAGCTCCTCATTCTTTTATCTGACAAAACATTATCTTACCACCTACAgtaattaaaatcaaataataagagttgtggaaaaacaaaaattaagaggaCATGATCCATGTCATCCAAAATAAAGTTACAGAGAAGGGAGGAGCAGATATTTATACAGAGAATTCTAATCAGAGGCATAATTACATTAAATCAATAATAAGATATAAGCAGATGTTAATAAGGGACAAGAATGCTTGGTGGACTATAGATACTGGGGGAGTTATTTGAGTGGGTCTTTGAAGAGTGTAGAAAAATTTTTGTAGATCAGAAAGGCAAGTGAGGGCATTGTAACTCAGATACAGATGTGGTGGGATGGAACACATATAGATTTCAAGGAATGATGAGATGCCCAGTGGTCTGCGGTATCACCCAGAGAGCACAGAGGGATGCAACATGATATGAGGTTGAAATGATGGCTTAGGGTCAGAGGGCAACAGTCTAAAATCCCTCAAAAAGgtgtttattcttcattttgcaGGTGTTGAACCATTTAGGGTTGTGAACTAGGGAATGACTCGATTTGACTTTGATTTCAGGGCAATTACTCTTG is a window of Cervus canadensis isolate Bull #8, Minnesota chromosome 11, ASM1932006v1, whole genome shotgun sequence DNA encoding:
- the LOC122450087 gene encoding 40S ribosomal protein S20-like, translated to MAFKDAGKTPVEWEVAIHRIRITLNSRNVKSLEKVCADLIRGAKEKNLKVKGPVRMPTKPLRITTGKTPCGEGSKTWDRFQMRIHKRLIDLHSPSEIVKQITSISIEPGVEVEVTIADT